The following coding sequences are from one Leptolyngbya sp. NIES-3755 window:
- a CDS encoding peptidase S1 and S6, chymotrypsin/Hap (similar to AA sequence:cyanobase_aa:LBDG_16270) — protein sequence MQRSKIFNRFRRLQFAIVTVAMLFSLMAFPLMASAEPTAEIAQAPKPIERGSFVAEAVRNVGTAVVRIDTEKTVTRRADPMLEDPLFRQFFGENFSNMPRSETLRGQGSGFLIDNSGVILTNSHVVNGADKVTVTLKDGRVLEGKVRGFDEVTDLAVVKIDGKDLPVAPLGDSDQVNVGDWAIAVGNPLGLDNTVTLGIVSTLHRSSAQVGLTDKRLDFLQTDAAINPGNSGGPLLNDRGEVIGINTAIRADAMGIGFAIPINKAKSIKDALARGEKISHPYLGVQMTTLTPEIARQNNSDPNSAFEVPEVNGVIVVRVLPNSPAAIAGIRRGDVITEIDGKPLTKAEQLQELVESTKLGQSLKVQVRRNGQMQQLAVKPAELQDAS from the coding sequence ATGCAACGCTCTAAGATTTTTAATCGTTTCCGCCGACTGCAATTCGCGATCGTCACAGTTGCGATGTTGTTCAGTTTGATGGCTTTTCCCTTAATGGCTTCAGCAGAACCGACCGCTGAAATCGCTCAGGCTCCAAAACCGATCGAGCGCGGAAGTTTCGTGGCTGAGGCGGTTCGGAATGTGGGAACGGCAGTCGTGAGAATCGATACAGAAAAAACGGTGACTCGACGGGCAGATCCTATGCTTGAAGATCCTTTGTTCCGACAATTTTTTGGAGAAAATTTTTCTAATATGCCGCGATCGGAAACGTTGCGCGGTCAAGGGTCAGGATTTTTGATCGACAACAGCGGCGTGATTTTAACCAATTCTCACGTGGTCAACGGTGCGGATAAAGTGACCGTGACTTTAAAGGATGGGCGCGTCTTGGAAGGAAAAGTACGCGGATTCGATGAGGTCACAGATCTAGCGGTGGTGAAAATTGACGGGAAAGATTTGCCTGTTGCACCATTGGGTGATTCGGATCAAGTGAATGTTGGGGATTGGGCGATCGCGGTTGGCAATCCGCTCGGACTCGATAACACCGTGACTTTGGGAATCGTCAGTACCCTTCATCGATCGAGCGCTCAAGTCGGTCTAACCGATAAGCGATTAGATTTCTTGCAAACGGATGCAGCGATCAATCCAGGGAATTCGGGTGGACCGTTACTAAACGATCGAGGTGAAGTGATCGGAATTAACACTGCCATTCGTGCCGATGCGATGGGAATTGGATTTGCCATTCCGATCAATAAAGCGAAATCGATTAAAGATGCTCTAGCGCGGGGTGAAAAGATTTCGCATCCATATCTGGGCGTTCAGATGACGACACTCACGCCTGAAATTGCAAGACAGAACAACAGTGATCCGAATTCTGCATTTGAAGTGCCCGAAGTAAATGGCGTGATTGTGGTGCGAGTATTACCGAATTCGCCTGCTGCGATCGCGGGAATTCGTCGCGGGGATGTGATCACAGAAATCGATGGCAAACCGCTCACGAAAGCAGAACAACTCCAAGAATTGGTCGAAAGCACGAAGCTCGGTCAATCTCTGAAAGTTCAAGTTCGACGCAATGGACAAATGCAGCAATTAGCTGTGAAGCCTGCGGAATTGCAAGACGCAAGCTAA
- a CDS encoding hypothetical protein (hypothetical protein MicvaDRAFT_4898;~similar to AA sequence:cyanobase_aa:LBDG_43600): protein MQAKLQEQLSPADAEVILGRLPERIQTALIARAAEIEYPIEAVIEMAIASFLDTEALGFVDCRPGRGQ, encoded by the coding sequence ATGCAAGCTAAACTCCAAGAGCAACTTTCTCCCGCTGATGCTGAAGTCATTTTGGGACGTTTACCAGAACGGATTCAGACGGCTTTGATCGCTCGTGCTGCGGAAATTGAATATCCGATCGAGGCTGTGATCGAGATGGCAATTGCCAGTTTTCTCGATACAGAAGCATTAGGATTTGTCGATTGCAGACCTGGACGGGGACAGTAG
- a CDS encoding hypothetical protein (conserved hypothetical protein;~similar to AA sequence:cyanobase_aa:LBDG_20870) yields the protein MALTLYFMRHGETTYSQTGGFCGSLNPDLTEAGLQMAIAFGKTHSHLDWTAAYVSPMKRTIATAKPLCDAVGLEMQLRDGLREIDFGEWEGKTQDDVKANDSENYIHWMTEPAWNSPPGGETAVQIASRSELVITEIIKKHTDGNVFVVSHKSTIRIMLCGLLGIDLGRYRDRIDTPAASVSIVEFGKYGPKLKILGDRSFMSEELRSRPGT from the coding sequence ATGGCTCTCACTCTTTATTTTATGCGTCACGGCGAAACCACATACAGTCAGACCGGAGGCTTTTGTGGTTCGCTCAATCCCGATCTAACCGAGGCAGGATTACAAATGGCGATCGCATTCGGCAAGACCCATTCCCATCTCGACTGGACCGCCGCTTATGTCAGCCCGATGAAACGCACGATCGCGACTGCAAAACCGCTTTGTGATGCAGTTGGATTAGAAATGCAATTACGAGACGGATTACGAGAGATTGATTTTGGTGAATGGGAAGGAAAAACTCAGGATGATGTGAAAGCGAATGATTCAGAGAATTATATTCATTGGATGACGGAACCTGCTTGGAATTCTCCACCTGGAGGAGAAACAGCGGTTCAGATTGCGAGTCGATCTGAATTAGTGATTACTGAGATTATCAAAAAACACACAGATGGAAATGTATTCGTCGTCTCACACAAGTCAACGATTCGGATTATGCTCTGTGGATTGCTAGGAATTGATTTAGGACGATATCGCGATCGCATTGACACACCTGCTGCTTCAGTGAGCATCGTTGAATTTGGCAAGTATGGTCCGAAATTGAAGATTTTAGGCGATCGCTCTTTTATGAGTGAAGAACTGCGATCGCGTCCTGGAACATAA
- a CDS encoding excinuclease (similar to AA sequence:cyanobase_aa:Ava_3464), producing the protein MPNDESALQSQARKILDAIAFVPFEQCKPLSREFHNIPTRPGIYAVRHRTDGLLYIGKTKSLRGRFSGGHKAFLWAWLDKYNDEDVRIAVQVLSHWESPTLLLELEAIILRATEPPYNAQIPTER; encoded by the coding sequence ATGCCTAACGACGAATCTGCACTGCAATCCCAAGCTCGAAAAATTTTGGACGCGATCGCATTCGTGCCTTTTGAGCAATGCAAACCTTTAAGCCGCGAGTTTCATAACATTCCTACTCGTCCTGGAATCTATGCAGTCAGACACAGAACTGATGGATTACTCTACATTGGTAAAACTAAAAGTCTACGGGGACGTTTCAGTGGTGGACACAAGGCTTTTCTGTGGGCTTGGCTCGATAAGTACAATGATGAAGATGTACGGATTGCAGTGCAAGTACTCTCTCACTGGGAAAGCCCCACGTTACTATTGGAGTTAGAAGCGATTATTTTGAGAGCCACTGAACCCCCGTACAATGCTCAAATCCCAACCGAGAGGTGA